The window AATCTCTTTCAGCGGCGCAAAGTTCTGCTGCTCCAGAACATCAATACCGGTCGCAACCTGAGCGACTGCAGGCATGGCAGACGACAAGAGAAACAGGCCAATCGAGCGCAGGTTCATCGATAATTTCCCTTCTAGAACGTGAGACGACGAAAGACTTCTCGCTCAGAAGGTCAAACGCAAGGCCGCTTGCAGAGAAGCGTGGGATTCAGCACTTGGCAAGATAGTGGAAAGATAATCTGAGCGCAAGTAATGATAAACGCCTATTTGGTCAGTTATCTGTTACTACCTATAAGCCGACTTCCCGTTATCAACAATGTGCGGTGCAGTGCCTAACTGAGGGATGCCATCTTGATTGCTTATATCTACGGCTCATGGGGAGCGAAGCTCTCGGCGCTCGCAGGATCACCTTTACCCTTGTACTTCGCTTCGAGCGGATAGGGGTACACTGGCCGGGTGAACGCTGGCCCACTCGGGCCATTATGAGTAGCGATGACCATGTCGGGAGCGCGCCCGTTCTCAACCCAAGTTTCTAGGTAGCTGATGTAATCGACGTTCGTGGCACCCTCCCCACCACCACAATGGCCCATCCCAGGAATCATGAACAATCTGAAAAAATCACGCGTAGATGCCGGCCCGCCCATCGTCCTTTCCACCGTCTCGTAATAATGCACTACCTTCAAGGGCGGAACTCCACCTGCTCCGGCATCAGCCCATCCCTGATAAGCAATGAGCTTGCCGCCGCGAGATTTGAACGCTGTTAGATCCGGATTATTTGCTGCGTAGAGGGCGTCGGTCATACCGAAACGCCGGCTGTAGCGCTCGAAATCCAGTTCGCTGATACGCCAATTCGGCCCCGGTGATGGCCAGAACGCCATAAACTTCAAATAGTCGGTGTCAAAGGATGAGAAGTGCCCAGATTTGTAATATTCGCCGAAGGCGAGCTCCGAACCTGGCATCAGAGCGCCATCTTTATAGAGAATCGTGCCATCCGAAGCGGTAGGGCCGCTGTATATTTTCTTCAATGCGGCAAGCTGTTCTCTCGATAAGCACCTGCTCTGTTCGACACCTTTACAAAGCAAGGTCGCTATGTCGAATCGGCAGTTGCGGGGGTCCCCGATCAACCCGTCTCGCACTCCATCGTTCATGTCACAAGCAGATACGACGGATGTGTGAACAGTTTCCAGATCAGTCTCGCTCAGAATGGAACGTCCATCCGCCCTTCGTAGAGAGACGGCGGCCCAGAGTCTTATTAATATAGTTCCGGCTTGATCGGAGGCTGGAGCACCAGCAATTATGCCGTCGAAGTCACCAGGAAAGCGCTGGGCCTCCATCATTCCCTCGCGGCCACCAGTAGAACAGCCGCAGAAATAAGACTTACTCGGTGCTCTCGCATAGAAGCGCTCAGATATGGCCTTTCCGGCAAGCGCAGTCACATGCGCCGCACGGTAGCCAAAATCGACTTCCGCTTGAAGGTTGTTGTAGGCCCAGAGTTCGTCCTCAATAGTTCCTTGATGTCCCATATCAGAGGCAAGGCAGGCATAGCCTCTTTTCAATAGCGTTGGGCAGAGCCATTCCACCATTACGGTTCCACAGGCCGCAGCACAACCAGTCTCAACAAACTTACCGTTCCAACCTGTAAGCGGTAACCTCAGCTCAAAGCGAACTTGTGGGGCCACGTAACCTTGTACTCGGCAGAAAGCCGGGCCATTTTCGGCAACATCTAGTTCCGCTCGCGCAATTGCCGTTGGTGCGTCCTCAAGGCGCGAGAAGTCTATTTGCGAGAGTTCAGTGCAGCGCAGCGCAGGAGTTGAACCCTGCGCCCCTAATTCCGCTGCAACATGCTGGGCAGTTGATTGCTGTGCGCCAGCACTGCGCGGGACCATGGCGACAAGCACCAACAGTGAGGACACAATCGTCAAGAGGAACGAAGGAGGTTTCATGGTCTTCATTCTGATATTGCTTCATTCTAATGTCAGCGTTTTCAAGTCACCCGCGGCCATATTCCAAAGGTGACACAGAATTCCAAAGGTGACACAGACTCACCATAAACGCGCTTGTCGTCATCAGCTTGGTTGGTGTCTAGGATTGGGAAACGATCAATTCCATAAATGCTCTGACTGGTTTCAGTTGAAGCTAAGGGAGGGTGCTCGAGCACCCTTCCGCACCCTCGGAATTCGATGACGCCGCATGTGCAGCAGACCTCTGCCCAGGTCGACCTCGCTGCCTATGCACGGCAGAGGTCAGGCTCTCAGCACCCGGTTTCTGCGAGGGTGCTGAAATTCTGAAACTGCGTTTTGCCCAGTGTTTTTTAGTGCTTAAGGGTGCTGTAGTTAGCCATCAACGCCCATGAAATCATTTAGATACAAACAGTTAGCGTAACTGTCACGGCAGAGGTCGCGGGTTCGAGCCCCGTCGTCCCCGCCATTCAATCTTGAGAACCTACGATTGAATAGGACGTAAGTAACAGCAAAAAAATAAAGATTGTGGGTTCGATGGGTGCAACAAGCACCCTATCTTGCGTTTTGAGTATGTGTGTTACCCCTCGTTTCACCCAGATTCGGAACGTCATCAGCGTTGCTCTGTGCCGCTTGCTTGTTGGAAGCACTGCTTGCGTATAGACATCCCAACTGGGCGAGACCACTTATACGATGCCGGCAAAGCGACTTGGTATTTGCGACCCGAATTGAGAACAGCCGAGCGATACTTCCCTGCCTTTCCAACTGTTACGACACTGGCACCCGCGAATGTCGCCCTGCAGAGCGCCAGAAGCTCAAAATCACTCACTAACGAACTTGTCCCTCCTACAAAGCCTTTATTTGGGCCCACAGATCCATTAAGCAGAAGGGCTACCCCGGGGTAGCCCTTCTGCTTTGCGGAATTGGGGTATAAACCGACGAACTACGCCTTGAGCAGGTCGTAGCGGTCGAGATTCATGACCTTGTTCCACGCGGCTATGAAGTCCTTCACGAAGATCTCCTTCGAGTCGGCCGATGCATAGACTTCCGCGATGGCCCTTAGTTGAGAGTTGGAACCAAAGATAAGATCCACACGAGTGGCGGTCCACTTAATCTCACCTGTCGCCCGATCTAACCCTTCAAACAAACCTTCTGAAGTAGAAGATGCCTTCCACTCAGTCGCCATATCGAGCAGGTTGACGAAGAAGTCGTTTGTCAGCGTCTCTGGTTGCGCGGTGAAGACACCGTTCTTTGAGCCACGGAAGTTGGCACCGAGTACGCGCAGGCCGCCGACGAGGACGGCCATCTCAGGAGCGGTCAGAGTCAGCAACTGCGCCCGGTCGACGAGCAACTCTTCGGCGCGCACGGTATGGCCGAGCCGGAGGTAGTTGCGGAAGCCGTCCGCCGTCTGCTCCAGGGGAGCAAAGGCCTCAACATCGGTCTTCTCCTGCGAAGCGTCCGTGCGGCCAGGCGCAAATGGAACCTTGAGGTCGTATCCGGCCTTCTTCGCAGCCGCTTCAACCGCAGCGCAACCGCCCAGAACGATCAGGTCGGCGAGCGAAACCTTCTTGCCCGTCGCGTTGAAGTCGTTCTGAACTCCCTCGAGCGTGCTGAGAACCTTCGCGAGCACAAGAGGCTGATTCACTTCCCAGTTCTTCTGCGGCTCGAGGCGAATGCGTGCACCGTTCGCTCCACCGCGCTTATCAGAACCGCGGAAGGACGATGCCGCTGCCCAGGCAGTCGAGACGAGCTGTGAAATCGAAAGACCGGACGCGAGGATTTTCTCCTTCAATATGGCGATATCCGCTTCGCCGATGAGTTCATGATCGACAGCGGGGACGGGGTCCTGCCATAGCAACTGCTCCTTGGGAACCAGCGGTCCAAGGTAGCGGACGATCGGCCCCATGTCGCGATGTGTGAGCTTAAACCACGCACGAGCGAAGGCGTCGGCGAACGCTGCGGGATCTTTCTGAAAGCGCTTGCCGATCGTTTCGTAGGCGGGATCGAACTTGAGTGCAAGGTCCGAGGTGAACATCATGGGCAGGTGCTTCTTGTCCTTGACGTGTGCGTCAGGGATGTTAGCTTCCTCGTTCACGGCGTACCACTGCCATCCGCCTCCGGGCCCCTTCTTCAGCGCCCAGTCGTAGTTGTAGAGGTTGTCGAGGTACTCGATGTCCCACTTGATGGGGTTGCTGGTCCACGCGCCTTCGAGGCCGGAGGAGATGGTGTCTTCCGAGTGCCCCTTGCCCTTGCCGTTCTTCCATCCGAGGCCCTGCTGCTCGACGGGTGCGCCTTCGGGTTCCGGGCCGACGTTCGGGCCGGGGTCGTATGCGCCGTGGCCTTTGCCGAAGGTGTGGCCGCCGGCGATGAGGGCGAAGGTCTCTTCATCGTTCATGGCCATGCGGCCAAAGGTCTCGCGGATGTCACGTGCGGAGCCGACGGGATCGGGCTTGCCATCGGGGCCTTCCGGGTTAACGTAGATGAGACCCATCTGCACGGCGGCGAGAGGATGATCGAGATCACGCTCCCCCTGGTAACGGTCGCTACCGAGCCATGTGTGCTCTGAGCCCCAGAAGATGTCTTCCTGCGGAACCCAGACGTCTGCGCGACCGCCGCCGAAGCCGAAGGTCTTGAAACCCATCGAGTCGAGCGCGACGTTACCGGTAAGGATCATGAGATCGGCCCAGGAGATCTTCTTGCCGTACTTCTGCTTGATGGGCCATAACAGGCGGCGAGCCTTGTCGAGACTGACGTTGTCCGGCCAGCTGTTGAGCGGCGCAAAACGCTGTGTGCCCATGCCTGCGCCTCCGCGACCATCATGGGTGCGGTAGGTGCCGGCGCTGTGCCATGCCATGCGGATGAAAAACGGGCCATAGTGGCCATAGTCCGCGGGCCACCAACTCTGCGAGTCGGTCATCAGGGCGTGGAGATCCTTGATGACCGCGTCGAGGTCGAGGGTCTTGAACTCTGCCGCATAATCGAAGTCCTGCCCCATGGGATCGGCCAGCTTGGTGTTCTGATGCAGGACGGCGAGGTCGAGGCGGTCTGGCCACCAATGTTCGTTGCGCGTGATCTTGCGCGAGTTGAGCGTGACAGCACCATGCTTCGGTGAGGCAGTTTCTGTGGCGGTGACGTTTGCGCTTGGGCCGTTGCCGTGTGGTACCGGGCATTTCATTTCGTCTGACATGTTTGCTCCCTCGTTCTCGTTGGGGTAACCCAATACCTCGATTGGGCTGCTGGCCAACGGTTAGCTAATTCTGGTTGTCACCTGCATGAGGCCAGGCACCGATCGTCAAATATTTGTTTGTAGTTTCCGTCCATATTGCAACTCGTTCAGACAGGTTAGCGAGTGGATAGTATTAGCTACGTTTAGCTTTCTGGCACGCGGCACAGATTCCGATGACGTCAATAGCGTAGCGTTCGGCCTGAAAGCCTCCAGGCAAGCGCTGGAGAGCCGGAAGAACGCCGAGATCCTTTTCTTCGATGTCGGTGATGGCCTTGCAATGCGAGCAGACCATGTGGTGGTGGAGGTGGCGGTTCAGTTCGACTCGGAGGGAGCCGTGGTGCATGCTGACTTCTTTTAGCACGCCTCTTTCGACGAAGAGATGAATATTTTTATAAACCGTCGCGAGGGAGATCGCGGGTATACGCTTTTTGACCCGCGCGTAGACCTCTTCCGGGCTGGGGTGGCCAGGCATCGTCTGCATTATTTCGTAGAGAACCTGGCGCTGGTGGGTCGCGGTTAGCCCGTGATCCACACAAAGTTCACGGAAGGAGCGAGTTTCGACGCTGGAAGAAGTCTGCATCAGAAGCTAGTAAACGATAATTATTGTTGTTCGTCAATCTGTGGAAATTTTGAAAGCGATGGGCTGGATTCCGAACTTGCGAGGATTCTATAGACCCATTGTGCGTTGTTCACTGGAGGCGCTTGAGTAAGAGCGACCAATTTCTCGTGTTGGTCGCTTAGACTGCAGGCAGGGTCAGTATTTGCGGCATCGCCTGTCAGCTGAAATGCCTGGCATCTGCAGCCGCCAAAGTCTATCTCTCTTCGATCGCAGTCGCTGCAAGGCGGAGCCATCCAGTCGTGGCCACGAAAACGATTGAAGGCAGGTGATTGTTCCCAGAGCCACTGCACGCTGTGCGTGCGGATCGAATCGAACTCCAGGCCGGGGATAATACCGGCAGCATGGCATGGGAGCGCCTGCCCTGAAGGATCAATGAGCATCATCTGCCGGCCCCATCCGCCAACGCAGGTCTTGGGGTAGCGTGCGTAGTAATCCGGCAGCACAGCTTGTAGTTGGATACGTCCACTGAGTCTCGATTGAGCCTCCGTAATCAAACGCACAGACATCTCCACTTGCGATGGCGTCGGCATGAGTCTGTCGCGGTTGGTCAGGGCCCATCCGTAGTATTGAACATGTGCGACTTCGATTCTTTGCGGTTCGAGCGATTCAGCCAGAGCAAGAATGTCTTCAAGGTGGTCGAGATTTTCGCGATGCACTACTACGTTGACGGTGAACGCCATATCTCGCGCGCGAATCAATTCAGCGAGCTTTAACTTATGGGCGTGTGCGCGAGCGCCTGCGAATTCGTTTGCTTTTTGCTCATCTGCATCTTGCAGGCTCAGCTGAATGTGTTCGAGGCCGGCGTCCTCAAGTTCGCGCAGACGGTCGGCAGTAAGCCCAAGGCCCGATGTGATCATATTGACGTAGAGATTCGCTTCCCTGCCTGCTCTTACCAGGTCTGCTATATCTTGGCGCGCCAAGGGCTCACCGCCAGTGAGATGAAGATGAAGTACTCCTAGCGCGGAAGCTTGCTGAAAGACTCGCACCCATTCTTCCGTGCTCAATTCATCCTCGCTTGACTGCATTTGGAGCGGATTTGAGCAATAGACGCAGTGCAACGGGCATCGATGGGTGACCTCCGCCACCAGCGAGAGCGGCCCCGGGATGGAGTTCGCAGTGCCTACTGTTGCGTGAGATGTGACTGCCAGTTCCATGGAACCTAATCCTTGTAGAGAAGGACGCTACGTGCGTGAAGCTTTTCGATGAATTGCTTTACCTCAATAGCGATGCGGGAAGCCTCACTGGAGGCATGTTTTTCCTGGAGTAGAGTCGCAATGGCATCAACGGAACGATGCCCGTCGATCAGGGAGATAATCTCGCTGGCTGCACCCCTGAGGCGCAACGCGCCCTCCGGAACTAGAAGCATCGCTTCGTCGGCCGAGAGAGTGCGTACACGACATCCAATTGCGAGACGCGGCACTCTTGAGTCGGGGATTGCTTCACTCATGAGGCCTCTGGTCGAAATAGAAGCGGTTGTGGCGGGAGTGATCCCGGGTCGACGTAGCAGTATTGCAGAGCGTCGAGCTGAGCCCAGAGTAGAGCACACTTTCGCTCCAGGGATCGAACGACCACCGACTGCAAGTGAGGTGTGTCGGCATGCTCGAAGGCGTAGTCGAATGCAAACGCCGCATCTTCTGGAGCTTGGGTCAACCGACCCTGAAAGTAGGCAAGGCCGTGTTGCAGCCACGGATAATATTTGGCGAGAGCGTCCATACGCAAAGCAATCAATTGTCCGGCAAACAGTTCGGTGAGCGACGAGGAGACTGCCTCCAGCAAACTGCCGTTGCGAACCAGATCGATGTAGGCGTCGACTGCATAGCGGACTCCAGGAAGAATGGCGCTGCCGCGGGCGACATAACTGCGGTCGAGGCCTGTGGCCTCAGCTAGTTGCAGCCACTTCTCGATGCCGCCAACTCCGGTGTCGCCGTCGTGATCGACGATGCGTTTTCGCCATGCCCGACGAAAACCAACATCATCGGACTTGGACAAGATGATGGCGTCTTTGATCGGAATCGAGCTTTGATAGTAGTAGCGATTCAACACCCATGCCTGCATCTGCCCTCGTGTCAGTTCGCCTGCGTGCATGCGTAGATGAAAAGGGTGGCGGTGATGATACATCGCTTCACCAACCTGCTGTAGGCGCTGGCGTAACTGTGTCTTGTCGAGCAAAACCGCTTCAGATTGTCCTAGATCGTTATCTCTTGTCCGTCCCATGCCACTTCCCAGCCTGCGTCATCCACTTGCTGACGCTCCGAACTTTGCTCATTCAAGATCGGGTTTGTGTTGTTGATATGTGTGTATATCTTCCGCGGGCCGTTCAGGTCGCGAAGAGTCGAAAGAGAGCCATCCTGACCGCTGATAGGAAGATGCCCCATGGAACGGGACAGAGGAGTTCCTGGTTGGATACGTTGAAGCTCGTCATCACTCCAAAAGGTTCCGTCGATAAGGATAGCTGAGCAAGTACAAAGGAGCTCCTTCAGTGAAGGTGAGACGGAAGAGAGTGCCGGCAAGTATGCAATGCGAGCACCATTAACTTCTTCAAGAAGAACGCCGATGGTTGCGCCGGTCAGGTCCAGATCCGCCCTATCCTCTTCTCGGACGTACGCGGGGAGACTGCCGGACAAGGCGATAGGAGTGCATATTAGATTTTGTCCAAGATGAAAGCTGACACCCGGTTCGATGGTGGTCCAACGACTCTGCCCTGGGAGACGATCAAGCATCTGGAAGAAGCTATTTTTCTTGAGGATGCTGATGACCGGCCGGGTGGCGTAGATTCGAACCGGCGTAAACTCACGCATCAAGAGAAGACCAAGAACGTGATCGAGATCGGCGCTCGTAAGTATCACCCCGGCTACGGGAGTGTCGCGCAGGTGATTCTTGGAATTTGGATGAAGGTCTGGGTAGCCGATCAGCTGATCACGAAGGTCTGGAGATGCGTTGACCAGAAACCACGAGTCATTTTCAGCAGCGACCGCCAACTGAGACTGGCTGCGTGCGCGAATGTTCGGTTCGTTGTTCCGTACAGCAGAGCAGTTCGTACAAGCGCAATTCCATTGTGGAAGGCCGCCACCTGCGGCGGCCCCCAGTACTTTAATCCTCACACAGCCCTGCTTACAGCTCTACAGGCGCGTAGGAGTTGATCTCGCAATTAAGGGAAATTTCCTCGAAGTCGGGCGTGGCCCAAGTCGTTTGTGTCATGAAAACCTCTCGATAAAGATCAGAACAATTCAATTCCGAGTTTAGGCCATCCTGTTCCTGCGTGCAATGGACGAACTGTTTTTGTATCGAATATTTGAATAGAAAGAAATCTCTTGTTCATAAACTACGGGAAAGCATGTGGATTGGCTTGTGCGATGTCACCGGTTTTGAACAGGGAGAACGAACGACGCCACTCTTTATGAGTGCCAGTACGGTATTCTGCGGTTCTGCGATGACGAACGAGACGATAACGAATTTGGCGAATGAAGCAGCTGGATTGACACCGGTGATGCGTCAATATTTTGCGGCCAAAGAGCAATATCCAGACTGCCTGATGTTCTGCAGGATCGGCGACTTCTATGAGCTGTTCTATGAGGACGCAATCCTAGTCTCAAAGGAGTTGCAACTGACTCTGACGGCTCGCGATAGAGAAAAGAAACAGCCGATGTGCGGAGTTCCATATCACGCGGCGGAGGCGTATCTGCAGCGATTGCTGCGCAAAGGCTACAAGATCGCCCTGTGCGAACAGATGGAAGACCCGAAGCAGACAAAGACGATCGTGCGACGGGAGGTGACCAGGGTGCTGACGCCTGGGACATCGCTTGATCCGACCTTAGGGGCGGAACAAAGTAATTATTTAGCAAGTGTGGCGTTGCTCGGAGCGGGGCCAACGATGGTCTGTGGCTTGGCGCTGGTGGATCTCTCAACGGGGGAGTTTAAAGCGACTGAATTCAGTGGACAGGGTGGTTGGGCGAGTGTCGTCGATGAGTTGGGACGCGTGCGCCCTGTGGAGTTACTCTATGGAAACGGATTGCTGGGCGGAGTGAATCTTGCGGGCGAAGATGAGACGGCAGCCGGACTAGACGCGATCCGAACCAAGACTGCGGTTGAGGAGTGGGTGTTTACCGCAGAGTATGCGATACCGCTGGTACGAAACCATTTCAAAGTGCACTCGCTGGATGGAATGGGACTGGGCGGTCATGAGGCTGCGGCAGTCGCTGCAGGAGCGCTTCTGCACTACATGCGCGCGACCAAGCAAGGCGGATTGGAACATATTGATGGGCTGCGATTTTACGAGCGATCGACTTGTCTCGAACTTGACGCGGTGAGTGTGAGGAACCTCGAGTTGGTGGAACCGCTATTTTCTGGTGAGTCGGTGCAGACGACGTTGTTCTACACGATGGACGCCTGCTGCACACCGATGGGAAAGCGCCTGCTGCGAGCGTCGCTGCTGAGGCCGGCGAGTGAGTTGGCGGAGATCGAGGCGCGACTCGATGCGGTTGGCGAAGCTGCAAAGGATCTGCGACGACGTGAGGGCTTACGGCGGTCGATGGATGGACTTCTTGATCTAGAGAGGCTTCTAGGAAGAGTGGCGTTGGATTCGGCCGGACCAAGAGAAGTCATGGCATTGGCGAATACGTTGGGCTGCGTCCCGGGAGTCGTGGAGGCAGTGAATATGTTTGAAGCGGCGCGATGGCGGGAGTTATCTGCGAGCGTTGATCCGTTGGAAGATCTGCACGAGATGATTGTCAGGACGATCTCGGATGAGCCACCAGTGTCACTGGGTGACGGCGGGACGATTCGCGAAGGTGTCGATCCAGAGTTGGACGAGCTTCGAGAGTTGAGCCGGAGCGGACGGCAGGCTCTCGCCGCTATTGAGGAGCGGGAGCGGGAGAGAACAGGAATCGGCTCACTGAAGGTGCGGTTCAACAGCGTCTTTGGCTACTACCTTGAAGTGACCAAGGCGAATGCGAAGGCAGTTCCGGCTGACTATGAGCGCAAACAGACGTTAGTGAATGCCGAACGGTTTACGACTCCGGAACTGAAAGAGTATGAGACGAAGATTCTCACCGCACAAGAACGGAGCGGAGAGATCGAACGCAGAATATTCGCCGAGTTGAGGAGGCAGTTGCTGGATGCCGCAGGCCGAATGCGTGAGACGGCTCGGAAGATCGCAGAGATCGATCTGCTTGGCTGCTTCGCACACCTTGCAGCCCTGCGTGGGTGGGTCAGGCCGCAGGTAGAGAGTTCGGGAGTACTTGAGTTTGCGCAGGCTCGTCATCCGGTCGTCGAGAGGCGGCTCGAAGAGTCGGGCGGCGGACGGTTCGTGCCTAACTCGGTCCATGTGAACGCTGACACAGGACCTGCCGTGTTGCTGATCACGGGACCGAACATGGGAGGTAAGAGCACTTACCTGCGAATGGCGGCACTCCTGGTTGTGATGGCGCAGATCGGTTGTTTTGTTCCCGCTGAAACGATGCGATTGGGGCTCGTGGACCGTATCTATACGCGGATTGGGGCGAGCGACAACGTAGCGCGGGGACGGTCCACATTTATGGTCGAGATGACCGAGACGGCAGCAATTTTGAACACTGCGACAAACCGGTCTCTGGTGCTGCTCGATGAGATGGGGCGAGGCACGGCGACCTATGATGGCCTGAGTCTGGCATGGGCCACGGTCGAACATCTCCATGACCGCATTGGTGCACGGACATTGTTTGCAACGCACTATCATGAGCTGACGTTGTTGTCTGAGCGGCTGGCCCGACTTACGAATCTGCGCGTGACGGTTAAAGAGACCTCCGGGGGTATTGTTTTTTTGCATACAGTTGAAGCTGGACCGGCAAGCAAGAGTTACGGAATCGAGGTGGCGAAGTTAGCTGGCTTGCCCGCAGGCGTTATCGCACGGGCGCGGGAGGTATTGAAGGTGCATGAGCGAGCGGAGACACAGCAGGTCAGAGAGGCTTCGCCAATCCAGACAGTACAGATGACGATGTTTACACCGTTGTCGCAGAGAATTGTGGATCGGCTGGCAGAGGCGGATGTCGACGGGCTGACACCAAGGGAAGCGTTGAATTTGCTTGCCGAGCTACAGAGGGAGTTGAGGGGCAGTGCGTAGCCGCTCTCACAGAGCTAGCAAAGATTCGTCGAGAACTATCGGAGGTTGAGTTGGCTAAGTCGATGGTGGTGGCAGGGGTGATGAGTGGAACCTCGGTGGATGGAGTTGATGTCGCGATTTGCAGGGTCTCCCCGGCGATAGATGCAAGTTCAACACCACGCGTGAAGCTGTTTGGGCATGTGGGCTCGGCATATCCAAAGGCAGTACGGGCTGCAGTGCTCCAGGCAATGGATGCAAATGCGATCTCGGTTGCCGAGCTGTCAAGGTTAAATTGGCGACTAGGCGAGATCTATGCGGATGCGATTGAGAAGGCACAGAGTCAGCTTGGCCTGAAAGCGGCGCTGGTGGGGTGCCATGGACAGACGGTGTATCACCAGGGAGCGGTGGAAAAATATCTAGGCAAGCCCCTTCGAACAACCTGGCAAATAGGGGAAGCGGCAGTGATCGCGGAGCGATTGCGAGTGCCGGTCGTGAGCGATCTTCGACCTGCCGATATAGCTGCCGGTGGACAGGGCGCGCCTCTTGTACCGATGCTCGATTACTGCATGTTTCGGTCGGCGAAGGTGACCCGGGTGTTGCAGAATCTCGGCGGAATTGGAAATTTGACCGCGATTCCCGCGGAGGGTGGGGTAGATGGCATCATGGCGTTCGATACGGGGCCTGGAAATATGGTGATCGACGCTTGCATGAGGCGATTGTATGAGCGAGAGTTTGATCGAGGCGGAGCGGTGGCGCGCACCGGGCAGGTGGTGCCGGGAGTTGTGGAGCAGTTGCTCGCAACAGAGTACTTCACTTCCCTGCCTCCAAAATCGTGTGGCAGAGAGCAATTTGGAGAGAGATTTGTTTCCCAGTTTATCGCGATGTGCCGAAATGCCGCTCGTGATGTGCGGGATGAGGATGTGATTGCGACAGCTACCGCGTTGACCTCCGCTTCGATTGTGGATGCCTACCGCAGATTTGTGTGGAGACACGTGGGGCAGGCGGCCCCATTGTCGCGAGTGGAGTTTGTGGCGGCAGGAGGTGGAACCAAGAATGGCACCCTGATGGGAATGTTGCGCGATGGCCTTGAACCTCTCGGCGTAAAGCTCCGCTTGATGGACGAGTTCGGAGTGCCTGCCCAGGCG is drawn from Edaphobacter lichenicola and contains these coding sequences:
- a CDS encoding tannase/feruloyl esterase family alpha/beta hydrolase; this translates as MKTMKPPSFLLTIVSSLLVLVAMVPRSAGAQQSTAQHVAAELGAQGSTPALRCTELSQIDFSRLEDAPTAIARAELDVAENGPAFCRVQGYVAPQVRFELRLPLTGWNGKFVETGCAAACGTVMVEWLCPTLLKRGYACLASDMGHQGTIEDELWAYNNLQAEVDFGYRAAHVTALAGKAISERFYARAPSKSYFCGCSTGGREGMMEAQRFPGDFDGIIAGAPASDQAGTILIRLWAAVSLRRADGRSILSETDLETVHTSVVSACDMNDGVRDGLIGDPRNCRFDIATLLCKGVEQSRCLSREQLAALKKIYSGPTASDGTILYKDGALMPGSELAFGEYYKSGHFSSFDTDYLKFMAFWPSPGPNWRISELDFERYSRRFGMTDALYAANNPDLTAFKSRGGKLIAYQGWADAGAGGVPPLKVVHYYETVERTMGGPASTRDFFRLFMIPGMGHCGGGEGATNVDYISYLETWVENGRAPDMVIATHNGPSGPAFTRPVYPYPLEAKYKGKGDPASAESFAPHEP
- the katG gene encoding catalase/peroxidase HPI, which codes for MSDEMKCPVPHGNGPSANVTATETASPKHGAVTLNSRKITRNEHWWPDRLDLAVLHQNTKLADPMGQDFDYAAEFKTLDLDAVIKDLHALMTDSQSWWPADYGHYGPFFIRMAWHSAGTYRTHDGRGGAGMGTQRFAPLNSWPDNVSLDKARRLLWPIKQKYGKKISWADLMILTGNVALDSMGFKTFGFGGGRADVWVPQEDIFWGSEHTWLGSDRYQGERDLDHPLAAVQMGLIYVNPEGPDGKPDPVGSARDIRETFGRMAMNDEETFALIAGGHTFGKGHGAYDPGPNVGPEPEGAPVEQQGLGWKNGKGKGHSEDTISSGLEGAWTSNPIKWDIEYLDNLYNYDWALKKGPGGGWQWYAVNEEANIPDAHVKDKKHLPMMFTSDLALKFDPAYETIGKRFQKDPAAFADAFARAWFKLTHRDMGPIVRYLGPLVPKEQLLWQDPVPAVDHELIGEADIAILKEKILASGLSISQLVSTAWAAASSFRGSDKRGGANGARIRLEPQKNWEVNQPLVLAKVLSTLEGVQNDFNATGKKVSLADLIVLGGCAAVEAAAKKAGYDLKVPFAPGRTDASQEKTDVEAFAPLEQTADGFRNYLRLGHTVRAEELLVDRAQLLTLTAPEMAVLVGGLRVLGANFRGSKNGVFTAQPETLTNDFFVNLLDMATEWKASSTSEGLFEGLDRATGEIKWTATRVDLIFGSNSQLRAIAEVYASADSKEIFVKDFIAAWNKVMNLDRYDLLKA
- a CDS encoding Fur family transcriptional regulator; protein product: MQTSSSVETRSFRELCVDHGLTATHQRQVLYEIMQTMPGHPSPEEVYARVKKRIPAISLATVYKNIHLFVERGVLKEVSMHHGSLRVELNRHLHHHMVCSHCKAITDIEEKDLGVLPALQRLPGGFQAERYAIDVIGICAACQKAKRS
- the pqqE gene encoding pyrroloquinoline quinone biosynthesis protein PqqE codes for the protein MELAVTSHATVGTANSIPGPLSLVAEVTHRCPLHCVYCSNPLQMQSSEDELSTEEWVRVFQQASALGVLHLHLTGGEPLARQDIADLVRAGREANLYVNMITSGLGLTADRLRELEDAGLEHIQLSLQDADEQKANEFAGARAHAHKLKLAELIRARDMAFTVNVVVHRENLDHLEDILALAESLEPQRIEVAHVQYYGWALTNRDRLMPTPSQVEMSVRLITEAQSRLSGRIQLQAVLPDYYARYPKTCVGGWGRQMMLIDPSGQALPCHAAGIIPGLEFDSIRTHSVQWLWEQSPAFNRFRGHDWMAPPCSDCDRREIDFGGCRCQAFQLTGDAANTDPACSLSDQHEKLVALTQAPPVNNAQWVYRILASSESSPSLSKFPQIDEQQ
- the pqqD gene encoding pyrroloquinoline quinone biosynthesis peptide chaperone PqqD; its protein translation is MSEAIPDSRVPRLAIGCRVRTLSADEAMLLVPEGALRLRGAASEIISLIDGHRSVDAIATLLQEKHASSEASRIAIEVKQFIEKLHARSVLLYKD
- the pqqC gene encoding pyrroloquinoline-quinone synthase PqqC gives rise to the protein MGRTRDNDLGQSEAVLLDKTQLRQRLQQVGEAMYHHRHPFHLRMHAGELTRGQMQAWVLNRYYYQSSIPIKDAIILSKSDDVGFRRAWRKRIVDHDGDTGVGGIEKWLQLAEATGLDRSYVARGSAILPGVRYAVDAYIDLVRNGSLLEAVSSSLTELFAGQLIALRMDALAKYYPWLQHGLAYFQGRLTQAPEDAAFAFDYAFEHADTPHLQSVVVRSLERKCALLWAQLDALQYCYVDPGSLPPQPLLFRPEAS
- the pqqB gene encoding pyrroloquinoline quinone biosynthesis protein PqqB, coding for MRIKVLGAAAGGGLPQWNCACTNCSAVRNNEPNIRARSQSQLAVAAENDSWFLVNASPDLRDQLIGYPDLHPNSKNHLRDTPVAGVILTSADLDHVLGLLLMREFTPVRIYATRPVISILKKNSFFQMLDRLPGQSRWTTIEPGVSFHLGQNLICTPIALSGSLPAYVREEDRADLDLTGATIGVLLEEVNGARIAYLPALSSVSPSLKELLCTCSAILIDGTFWSDDELQRIQPGTPLSRSMGHLPISGQDGSLSTLRDLNGPRKIYTHINNTNPILNEQSSERQQVDDAGWEVAWDGQEITI